The following proteins come from a genomic window of Malus domestica chromosome 02, GDT2T_hap1:
- the LOC103454436 gene encoding multiple RNA-binding domain-containing protein 1-like codes for MDALLGSESIISAPVYKSQSLYVKNLSFTTSDESLKKHFSGHVKGGKLLSVKVKKHLKNGKNVSMGFGFLEFDSVETATNVCRDLQGTILDGHALILQLCHAKKDEVPKKVDNDKSSTKLLVKNVAFEATEKELRQLFSPFGQVPSISR; via the exons atGGATGCTTTATTGGGATCAGAGTCCATAATATCAGCTCCAGTGTATAAG TCACAATCTCTATATGTCAAGAATCTGAGCTTTACGACATCAGACGAGAGTTTGAAAAAGCATTTTAGTGGACACGTGAAGGGGGGAAAACTATTAAGTGTTAAG GTAAAGAAACACTTGAAGAATGGGAAGAATGTTTCAATGGGTTTTGGTTTTCTGGAGTTCGATTCTGTGGAGACAGCCACAAATGTTTGCCGGGATTTACAG GGAACTATTTTGGACGGGCATGCTCTTATTTTGCAACTTTGTCATGCCAAGAAAGATGAAGTGCCTAAAAAGGTTGACAATGATAAAAGCTCGACAAAACTACTTGTGAAAAATGTAGCTTTTGAGGCCACAGAGAAAGAACTGAGGCAGCTATTTAGTCCATTTGGCCAG GTACCATCTATATCGAGATGA